The sequence GTCGATGCGTCCACTTTGATACCGCGGCCTGAGACCGAATTATTGGTCGAGCTGGCGTTAGAGTTATTACCGAATACTGCCTGTCGCGTGGCGGATCTGGGTACCGGCAGTGGTGCCATTGCATTGGCCCTGGCCTCGGAGCGACCCGAATGGACTCTGGTTGGGGTGGATCGGATTGAGGCGGCGGTAACTCTTGCCCGGCATAACGCCAAACGACTCGATATCGACAATGTAGTCTTTGTTCAGGGCAGCTGGTGTGATGCCCTGGATGGAGAATCATTCGATATGATTTTGAGTAATCCTCCCTATATCGATCCAAAGGACCCTCATCTGCAGCGAGGGGATGTGCGTTTTGAGCCGAGATCGGCGCTGGTGGCGCAAGAATCTGGCCTGTCCGATATCCGCCAGATCAGTAAACAGGCACGGCAGTGGTTATGTCCGGGCGGTTGGCTGTTGTTTGAGCATGGATTTGAACAGGCGGCCGCGGTGCGAGACCTGATGCAGGCTCTGGGCTATGGTGACATTGAAACCCTGCAGGATCTGGCTGGCCAGGATCGGGTTACCCGAGGGCGGTGGGCGCCAGCGACAACAGTGTGCAAACCGGGAGATTCAATATGATGAATGATGAGCAGTTGCTGCGTTACAGTCGCCAGATCATGATGCCGGAGATCGAGATAGCGGGGCAGGAAAAGCTGCTCTCCAGCCGAGTCTTGGTCATTGGCATGGGTGGGCTCGGTTGCCCTGTGGCGATCTATCTGGCCGCCGCCGGGGTGGGCGAGCTAAGGCTGGTCGACGATGATCAGGTCGAGTTGACGAATTTGCAGCGACAGATTGCCCATTTTGAGTCCGATGTCGGCAGTGCCAAGGTTGATTCGGCAGCCCGAACTCTTGGGCAAATCAATTCCGGGATCAACGTCAGTACGCTTTGTGCGCGGTTGGACGGCGAGGCGCTTGATGCAGAAGTCGCCGCCGCGGATCTGGTGGTGGATGCGACCGATAATTTTGCGACCCGGTTTGCTATCAATCGAGCCTGTGTCAATAGCCAAACCCCCTTGGTTTCCGGGGCTGCGATCGGCTTGTCGGGCCAGATATCGGTGTTCGATCCGCGAGATGAGGCTTCTCCCTGTTACCGTTGTTTGTATCGGGAAGAGGGCGTGGAGGAACAAAGCTGCGCACGCACCGGCGTGTTGGCACCTGTTGTCGGTATGATCGGCACCATGCAGGCGCTCGAGGCAGTCAAGATGCTAACGGGGTTGGGTGAGTCCCTCTGCGGAAGGCTATTGATTCTGGATGCTGCTACCAGCAGCTGGCGTGAACTAAGGTTACGAAGGGATCCTGCCTGTCCCTGCTGCGGCGATGGTTAACGGTCCCAATTGTCGCTGGCTCAAATCATAAATTTGACCAGCATCACATATTGGCGCCAATATGTTGGAATAATGTCAGATTATTAACAGTTGGCCGGATCCCCAACCTATTTTTTGATTATGGGTAATTGTATTTTAATGGAATATCGATGCTCTTTTGCGCTGGTCTGGGTGTTTGCCGGGCTGATGCTGTCAGGTGGTTGTGCCTCTCTGCCAGGCTTTAACGATGATGATGCGCCTCCCCCACAAGTGATCGATCGCAGTAAGAAACCCGCCAAGGTAGCCAGTAAATCACCAGCACGTTCTGCAACGAAAGCACCCAGCAAACCCAAAACCTCTTCGAGTAAGTCAAGCACGGTGGTCAAGGATGTACCGGCCAAGGCGAGCGCTAAGCCCAAGCCAGAAACTAATGATCGCAGTGACGGGCTGCCCTCCGTCGCGGTCCTGGTGAGTGCCGAAATTCCTGCAATGACGACAGTGGCCGAACGAATAAAGGCCCGTTTGGGATATCGTGCGCAAATTTATGCCCTCAAGGGGGATGCGCAATATGCCGCTACCCTGGCTAAACAGCTTGCTGTGCAAAAGAATATTCAGGTGGTCGCTATCGGACTGTTGGCGGCTAAAGCCAGCAAGACGATCCCCCACCCTCAGGTGTTCTCACAGGTGTTTAATTTTTCAGAATTCGGATTGCTGCGTGACGGCCGGCGCGGGGTTAATATCTTGCCGCCCGCCGATCAGGTGTTTTCTTTCTGGCGTAAGTTGAGCCCGGGTCTCAGGGTGGTTGCGGTCGCCACGGGTCCCAATCAATCCCTGACGGTTAACCGGTTGCAGCAGGGAGCTCGGCTATCGGGAATACGCCTGCATCATATTGAGGTGCGTTCGGACAAAGAGCTGGTCTATGCCCTCAAGCAGGTCGAAGAGGCCCAGGGTATTTGGCTATTGCCGGATAATCGTGTGCTAAGCCGGTCGGTGATTAGGGAGCTGATGAATTACACGGTGAAGAATGGCAAGCAGTTGGCGGTCTTTTCTCCCCAGCTGCTGGAAGCGGGGGCGTTACTCAGTTTTTCGACCAACAGCGTCGATGTCTCGGAGCGTATTCTGGAGCAGTTACGGTTATTGCGGCAGGAAGAGGATCTATCAAGTCAGCTGGTTTCCTTGAAAGGCGGGGAGATGAAGATCAACTCAGTCGTGGCGTCGAGGCTAGGGATACGGATTCCGGCAACGCTTAAATCCCATATTCATAATCGGATTCCCTGATGTTGGGAGTCAGGCCGAAGCGGCCTCAAACAGGTTGGAGCCGAGCGCTGTTTCGCCCCAGCTTGATCGGTCGAATCCTGATGGTCTTGTTGATATGGGGT comes from Aestuariirhabdus haliotis and encodes:
- the prmC gene encoding peptide chain release factor N(5)-glutamine methyltransferase; the protein is MSVTIAQLLTSDHGLERISDTARLDLELLLCAALECERSYLFTWPEKVLTVTQLEALDGFLARRREGEPVAHIIGKQGFWSLDLNVDASTLIPRPETELLVELALELLPNTACRVADLGTGSGAIALALASERPEWTLVGVDRIEAAVTLARHNAKRLDIDNVVFVQGSWCDALDGESFDMILSNPPYIDPKDPHLQRGDVRFEPRSALVAQESGLSDIRQISKQARQWLCPGGWLLFEHGFEQAAAVRDLMQALGYGDIETLQDLAGQDRVTRGRWAPATTVCKPGDSI
- a CDS encoding HesA/MoeB/ThiF family protein; amino-acid sequence: MMNDEQLLRYSRQIMMPEIEIAGQEKLLSSRVLVIGMGGLGCPVAIYLAAAGVGELRLVDDDQVELTNLQRQIAHFESDVGSAKVDSAARTLGQINSGINVSTLCARLDGEALDAEVAAADLVVDATDNFATRFAINRACVNSQTPLVSGAAIGLSGQISVFDPRDEASPCYRCLYREEGVEEQSCARTGVLAPVVGMIGTMQALEAVKMLTGLGESLCGRLLILDAATSSWRELRLRRDPACPCCGDG
- a CDS encoding ABC transporter substrate-binding protein, with the translated sequence MEYRCSFALVWVFAGLMLSGGCASLPGFNDDDAPPPQVIDRSKKPAKVASKSPARSATKAPSKPKTSSSKSSTVVKDVPAKASAKPKPETNDRSDGLPSVAVLVSAEIPAMTTVAERIKARLGYRAQIYALKGDAQYAATLAKQLAVQKNIQVVAIGLLAAKASKTIPHPQVFSQVFNFSEFGLLRDGRRGVNILPPADQVFSFWRKLSPGLRVVAVATGPNQSLTVNRLQQGARLSGIRLHHIEVRSDKELVYALKQVEEAQGIWLLPDNRVLSRSVIRELMNYTVKNGKQLAVFSPQLLEAGALLSFSTNSVDVSERILEQLRLLRQEEDLSSQLVSLKGGEMKINSVVASRLGIRIPATLKSHIHNRIP